From the genome of Populus alba chromosome 10, ASM523922v2, whole genome shotgun sequence, one region includes:
- the LOC118048947 gene encoding probable indole-3-pyruvate monooxygenase YUCCA3 produces MYNTCLKIPDMFQTSGPNHDFVAHRCVWVNGPVIVGAGPSGLAVGAGLKRQGVPFVILERANCIASLWQNRTYDRLKLHLPKQFCQLLDFPFPEEFPEYPTKYQFISYLASYAKHFDINPHFNETVLSAKYDETFGLWRVKTISTSSSDIPSEVEYICKWLVVATGENAEKVLPEFEGLQDFGGHVMHACDYKSGESYHGKRVLVVGCGNSGMEVSLDLCNHNASPSMVVRNSVHVLPREVLGRSTFELAVAMMKWLPLWMVDKVLLLLSRLILGNVEKYGLKRPYLGPLQLKDTQGKTPVLDIGALEKIRSGKIKVVPGIKRFSSGKVELVNSEVLEIDSVILATGYRSNVPSWLKEKEFFTEDGIPKNPFPNGWKGNAGLYAVGFTRRGLSGASLDAMSVALDIAKIWKEETKQKKKTVAARHRRCISHF; encoded by the exons ATGTATAACACTTGTCTTAAAATACCAGATATGTTTCAAACTTCTGGTCCTAATCATGACTTCGTTGCTCACCGATGTGTATGGGTGAACGGACCTGTCATAGTTGGGGCTGGCCCTTCAGGTCTAGCTGTTGGTGCTGGCCTTAAAAGACAAGGGGTGCCATTCGTTATACTCGAAAGAGCAAACTGCATTGCCTCTCTTTGGCAAAACCGCACCTATGATCGCCTCAAGCTTCACCTCCCTAAGCAATTCTGTCAACTACTGGACTTCCCATTTCCAGAGGAGTTCCCAGAATATCCCACCAAATACCAGTTTATTAGCTATCTTGCATCTTATGCTAAGCATTTCGATATAAATCCACATTTCAATGAGACTGTGCTGTCTGCGAAGTATGATGAGACCTTTGGTTTGTGGCGAGTTAAAACCATTTCAACAAGCAGTTCAGATATTCCTAGTGAAGTCGAATACATTTGCAAATGGCTTGTGGTGGCCACTGGAGAGAATGCAGAGAAAGTTCTGCCAGAGTTTGAAGGCTTGCAGGACTTTGGTGGCCATGTTATGCATGCTTGCGACTACAAATCCGGTGAAAGTTATCATGGAAAGCGTGTGCTTGTTGTTGGCTGTGGCAATTCAGGCATGGAGGTCTCTCTTGATCTATGCAACCATAACGCAAGCCCATCAATGGTTGTTCGCAACTCG GTTCATGTCTTGCCTAGGGAAGTTCTTGGGAGATCAACATTTGAGTTGGCAGTAGCAATGATGAAATGGCTGCCACTTTGGATGGTCGACAAGGTATTATTACTTCTTTCCAGGCTAATCCTCggaaatgttgaaaaatatggTCTGAAAAGGCCATATTTAGGACCTTTACAGCTCAAGGATACGCAAGGAAAAACCCCAGTATTGGACATTGGTGCCCTAGAAAAAATAAGATCTGGTAAGATCAAGGTTGTCCCTGGAATCAAGAGATTCTCTAGCGGCAAAGTGGAGCTTGTTAACAGTGAAGTTCTTGAGATCGATTCTGTAATTCTGGCAACTGGGTATCGCAGCAATGTACCTTCATGGCTAAAG GAGAAAGAATTCTTTACTGAAGACGGGATTCCTAAAAATCCATTCCCTAATGGATGGAAAGGCAATGCTGGGCTTTATGCAGTTGGATTCACACGGAGGGGTCTATCCGGGGCGTCTCTAGATGCTATGAGCGTAGCACTTGACATTGCCAAAATCTGGAAAGAAGAAaccaagcaaaaaaagaaaaccgtGGCAGCTCGTCATAGGAGATGCATTTCACATTTCTGa